The Halalkalicoccus sp. CG83 genomic sequence ATACGGAGGATTTCGCAGCAGCGGCGCTCTGGCTTCCGCCAGGAGTGCAGCCGGACGAAGACGAGTTGATCGAGCTGATCCAGAACACCGTCCCAGAAGAGCGCCAAGAGCACCTGTTCTCAGTAGTCGAACAGATCGAGAGCTATCATCCTACCGAACCATACTGGTACTTACCGTTCATTGGCGCAGATCCCACCCACCAGCGGAAGGGCTCTGGATCAGCATTGATGAGACATGCACTCGCCAGATGTGATCAAGAGGGGGCCCTCGCGTATCTTGAATCAAGCAACCCGGAGAACATCTCACTCTATGCACGGCATGGATTTGAGATCCTTGGCATGATACAGGTAGGCACGATGCCACCGATCATCCCGATGCTGCGGAAACCCCAGATGTAAATATCTCACGGGTATCCTGTCGAGACTTCCTTCTCTTCCGATGATTGCTACCCCTGTTGGCGTCTAAACCCTCAATGAGATACAATATGTCGCACTGAAAGCGGTCGGGTCTTCCATAGCAGACACCCACTCTATGGGTCCGTTCGGGTGATGAAATCCACCTGTTCCAACCGCCGACTCGGCTGATGACTCCTACACCGATCTCACCATGGCCCGGACGCCCTACTTGAATCGTTCTCTACTCCTATGAACGATATGGGAACGGCGTTCTACTACTTCCTTACAGCTCTTCGTCGTGTAATCAATTGTAATCGCTCCGCTGCCGTCGTTCTCAGAAATCAGCTCAACTCTTATTTGGACATAGTACTAAGAGTGGTATATGGTAACACCTTTCGAGCGGATCAAACGACGCTACGAAACCACTGAGAAGAAATGTCCGACGTGTGGGTACGTCGATGAGGATAGCAACTGGACAAGTCAGACAAACGGTCGACAGATCGTCTATCATCACACCTGCCCGAGTTGTGATACCAGCCGTGAACACACCTTCAACTTCACCAAATAACTGTCTCATCGACGGAGTAAGGTCTTGTACATCCAGACGTAGTGAAACAGACAGTGAATCCGGCCAGTCAGAAAATCGGTTCGTAATCGAGGCAATCAAACCACGCGCTAGACTGAAGCAGTTCATGGGAACTTAGATGAAGACAACGAACGAGTCGGCCGTTCCCTTATAGGGCAGAGAGTACGGCCGGCAGATCGTAGAGATGGACATCGTTTCGGGACTCGACTACCTGTTTGAGATCATCGGTGTCCCCAGAGCGGCTAAAGAAGACGTACTGGGTTGGGCGTTCGCTGGTTCATCCACTCCGGGTATCAGAGAGACGACTTAGAGTGCCCAGAAGTCGTCTGCGTTCTTGGGAGATAGCACAACATAGCTCACGGAATCTTTAATAGTTTACAATCCATATTTTATCGTACTCTACCCTACTTGCTGTCGAGGTATAGAGTTGGAAAACCATCATGCGGGATATTATCATGGAACAAGAGAAGAGTCGCTCGGAGCTTGCTGCGTTCCTGCACGACTTCGCGAACGAATTAGAGTACGGAGATCGAGTCACATTACTCGTTGGCAATGAGAGTATGACGCTAAATCCGCCCGAGACGATCCACTTCAAATTGGATAGCGGTATGGATACGTCATGGATCGGGACCGGAGAAGGCCAGAGTCTCCGGTTTGAGTTCGGCTGGCAGTTAGTCGACGAACCCGAAAACGACGAACTCAGTGTCGTCAAATCGGATCATCTCGAACCAAAGCAGCGACTCGAATCGGACCCAACAGCTTGAATCGTCATCGATAGTCAGCTGATCAGATACTCTCTGCTGCAGAAGGACAACACTGTCAGAGTCCTCCTCTAGTATCATAGGATTGTTAGTGCTGAGTACCGACGGGACCGCGGGGCAACCGACGACGGGAACAAGACCCAGGAGGCCAAACAGTGAACGGCATGCAGTCCAAATCTCCATACTTCGACCCCGGCGATCTCGTCACCGATCGCGAGAACGATACCGAGGACGAGAACGATGACCCCCGGATGCTCGTCGTTGATGTGACCGACGACCACGCTGACGACGTTGAAGTCTCCCAAACAGGGTCAACGGTCGCCGACTATAATCCGACGTACCCAGCGGACGATCCGGTCATCAGTATCGTGTTCGTCGAGAACGAGCACGAACTCGGCCTCTGGCAAAAGGA encodes the following:
- a CDS encoding amphi-Trp domain-containing protein, which gives rise to MEQEKSRSELAAFLHDFANELEYGDRVTLLVGNESMTLNPPETIHFKLDSGMDTSWIGTGEGQSLRFEFGWQLVDEPENDELSVVKSDHLEPKQRLESDPTA
- a CDS encoding HVO_0649 family zinc finger protein — protein: MVTPFERIKRRYETTEKKCPTCGYVDEDSNWTSQTNGRQIVYHHTCPSCDTSREHTFNFTK
- a CDS encoding GNAT family N-acetyltransferase; translation: MSLQQVSRASEPTRVKTATRVDEQRGIDTIVLAFSSDPVIRWIYSTPHDYLHHFPEFVRIYAGKAFDHGTADYTEDFAAAALWLPPGVQPDEDELIELIQNTVPEERQEHLFSVVEQIESYHPTEPYWYLPFIGADPTHQRKGSGSALMRHALARCDQEGALAYLESSNPENISLYARHGFEILGMIQVGTMPPIIPMLRKPQM